In Esox lucius isolate fEsoLuc1 chromosome 22, fEsoLuc1.pri, whole genome shotgun sequence, the genomic window caaatatttttggaacTCTCCAAAGTGACTTGTCGTGTGCCGCAATATTGTGTTTGCACAGGAAGCAACATTGTTTGGGATCTTTGGCCAcctttgaccaatcagatcagttTGTTTTGCATGGCCCAGTGCCCTGGGTCAGCAGAGGTGGGGCTTAACTGAAATTACCCTGAAGGGGTACCGGGCCTGCACTAAGTTAACACTAAGTTGCCCCTAATAACTGGATTAAAGATCAGAACCAGATTGGATGTGTAAATGCTGCTGAATTGTAATAAGGTCAACTTAAGGGAGTTCAGCGGTCACTTTATAttaatgatgataataataactatgatcataacatattttttgtattttaaaaagtacTTCATATAAAACCTtgaaattgtttaaaaagtGCAGTGAAAAACAACTTCCCTGTTCCATCTATCTACATAGAATTCGCTTTGGCTGTGAGTATCAAAACttgtatgttttgtaaataaactGATAGATCTACAAATAGCAATATCGGAGTAAATCTTCATGTTCAAGGTCTGTTGTAGATCAGTCAGCAGTCACCTGCAGCCTGTTAGTTCCTCTGGAACATTGCCACATAAAAATTGTTGTTAGAGTAGTGATGTCATCATTACCAAGAATCattcttgtgtgtgttttcaagcTCTGAGTCTTTCAGGTCAGGAAAGAGTGTCCCAACTGCATTCCTGACATACAACCCTGAGCTGAGCTGTAAGCCAATCAGACCCTCCGTAACTCCCTAACCCTGAGCTGAGCTGTAAGCCAATCAGACCCTCCCTAACTCCCTAACCCTCATCATGAGTTTCTGGGAAGAAAACAGCCTTAGTCACAAGCAAAATAACACATTATACACCTGCAATGGCTTTGCTGGGCATTCATAAGGGTTTCGTAAGCACTATATAAGGGCTTTCTAATTAATTTCTGAGCAATTTCTGAGCATTCAACACAAACGATGACAGGAGATGCTTTGAAATGAATGGTAGAGAGGTGAAGCATAGATTAAGTTGAGTTTATTGAATGAGACTGGAAGCTGGCATTTTAGTTCAACACTGATTGAGGTAAATAATGTGGTTGGAGTGCATCTCTGgagttaaataaatataaaagatTCATTAGACAATGATTTGTAATGGACGGCAAGTGTTACTGCAAAAAGCCCCAGGTATGACACATGTTTTTAATCACACGATAACAAACTAGAATCATAACAAAGgtgtgtattttatattataatatacttTATGCCATTTTGCAGACATTTTCATCCAAAGCAACATACAGTCACACATGCATTACGTCATTTAACGGGTAGATCCGGTGATCAAATCCTACGTTCTAGCAAGCAAACAGCCACATTCTACCTGGACGTGTGTGTGAGTACACATACTACACATCTTGTTCCCAAGACAAGTCTGTTTTGaggtgctgtgtgtttgtgctattACTAGACCACTTGAAGAGGCGTCCATGTTGACAATGGACAAAGACACATTTGCCTATGACCTCATCCTGAAGTAAAACACTGTGTcattgacagacagagagacgggctgtaatcacacagaaacacattaatAACCCACAGGAAGACAATGACACAGAACACCACTACTACATGAACCTATGGACGGAATGAACACACACGATACAATATTGGGTTGAGAATATCTGTATGAAGGCCAATAATTTACATGTTGagattaaaaatgtttgttcagCGGTTTAAACACTGTTGATAAGGAAAggcctggaaaaaaaaaaactgtgttggCCACACATTTTCCTTATCTtatcacacagacaaacaaacaacccCTCAAGTGCTTTGAGTTGCACAGGCGCAATCATTTACGTTACAATCACTAAAGGACTGGAGAGGACAGATAGGCTGTAGCCTGGTTCAGGATCAGGatgtgctttttttttactccattGCTTTGTCCATTGTCAAGGGAGCTGGCAAGAAAGAAGCCTGGCACCCAGGCTATAGAAGCAGAGTGTGAAGCCATTGTAAACGGAATAGAGAAATCTTCAAAATCTAAATTGTCTAATTGGAACTATACTTGATTTCCTTTTGGGTCCTTGTTCTTCAACCTGTGTATTGAAAAGACATGACCACTTGGCATTTCACCCTTCTAAAAACAAGAGACGGTTGATGACTAGCCAATGAAAACTGGCCAAATAGAAGATAAGAGTACCCTCTTATATTAGTGATACAGACCAACATGAAACTGAAATTAGTTATTTACAGGGGGGTTCAATAGGGACAATTCAAGGACATTTCATTGTTCTAGGCAGCATCGTCTTTTTGTAGGAGTGCAGTTAATCACCTGGGAGTGCATCTAACCACCAGTCAGTGGGATCCTTGGGACTGGCGAGGTTGAGGAACACTGGTGTGGTCTAATGTCACTGACATGAATGACATAACCAACGCTGTATGGAGATACAATTAAGAGGGATACACTGTGCATGTCTGTCCACTCCCGGCGCTGACGCATAGGTCCTGGGGTTAAACAATGGTGGTCTGGGGATCCATTATCCAACACATCcgcccacaaccgtgacagggCAGCAGTGGTAGTGGAGCAGgcagtgcccccccccaccccacagtGACATCATAACTCAGCGACGTCACAAAGAGGGAGAGTTTCAGCTGTGTTTTGTTAGTGAGTAAGAGCCAGCAAgagcaaatacaaaacaatagaGATGGAGAAGCTACTCACTGTTCCCCCTCATACATTCTCAAACACaaaagacaacactggagtcaCAATCAATAGTGACTAATACCCTGGCAATAGGACATGCATGTAAACTAACATATTTCCAATTCACAGACATGTGAAATATGACAAATACATGCACCACGACCGTATCCTTCTCTCCTTGGGCCTGAATGTTGAAGCGTTGCGGTCAGTCAGCCTGGTTGACCGAGCAAAGTGTCTCTTCTCTCCAGGCATCAAACTATGAGAGAATCCCTGCTAAGAAGAGTGCtctgttaaaagaaaacagcaagAAAAGCTTGGAATCAGTGACAAGCGCAAGTGTAAAGAGTGAAGCAGTCAGGCAAGCTGTGCTCTTTTAGCCCAGTTTAAGAGTGATAAGACCGTCTGCTTAAAGGCTCAGACCAACTTTGTTCATTAGTGGGAGAGGGGCCTGATAGAACGAAGTCGTGTCAGTAAAGTCAAGTGTTATGGGCACAAAGGTCAAATCCTATTTCTGACCTTTCCATAACACCTTTGGTAGGAAACAACATCTCTTAGAAAACTGAAACAAAGCTTTGTTATGAGCTGTTGTATTACCATGGTTAGACATGTAATATAGTCAggaaataagattttttttttcagtattaGAATGATATCTGATATTTAAATACCTGTACCTGTGAATTGCAATTGATTACAGTTAAATGGAGTTACATGTTGAATGAATCTGTTGTGAaacatacatttagaaaaaaatgaataaataaagatgAATGAACAAATAGTAGGctaaaaattatatatacacagaacTCGTTGATAGTGTTTCATTTGTTCTCAAGAGTCTACTAAATGTTTCTGGCACACTATCACTGATTCCTTTCTCACCTGGATCACAGTAAATCTGTAAAGGTGAGCCTCCATACCTGAGAAAGATGGGCAGTCTTTACTTGTGCTAATGCAGGCAGTCTTCATTGCAGTCTTATTGAAGACCTAGGCTAAGTCTGATCTGCTACAGTACAGGAAGTGTCAGTTTCTGTCTATGACCTCAAACTAAGAGTCACTTGTTATATGTAACTCACCACTTTCCGGGtcttgtccctctcctctccactctcctgtTGCAGGGTGAAGGCGTGGCTTTGGCCGAAGCCGCCGTTGGAGGGGCGGGACAAGTGTGCGGAAGGGCGGGGCGACGAGGAGGACGGCCGCTCTTGGGCTCGGAACCGCTCCAACGCCGTCTCACAGTAGGGGGGCAACGAGTCCCCTCCCCGTGAGTCCACCGCCACCTCCACCAGCCTGTTGCCGGGCGACTGGCTGCGGTAACGCTCGCCGCTGCTCTTCTTAGAGCCCCTGGAGCCCTTAGAACCCTTAGAGGGCGTGTCTGAGGGTGTGTCCTCTTCGCCCCTCCCGCCCTCCCTGCCCCTGTCGCCCCCACTGTCGCTGGTTCCTGCTCGCCTGGCCTTGCGCTCCAATATGATGCTCAGGAGTTCGTCATCATAGTCCCGCCCCCGTGGGCTCTGGCGAGGAGGGGGGGGAGGCGCAAGAGGTTTCGGGGGGCGGTGCTCCAACTCGTTGTCCCACGTGCCCCGTCTCTTCCTGGGCGAGGGCGGTGGACTGCGTAGCTCTCCCTGTCGGTCACCGTGACGATCCTTCAGCTGGTCTCTTTCGCGTCCAGTCTCTCTGTGGTCACCGCGGTCACCGTTGTCCCGGCAACCGCGTTTCTGCGCCTCGTCCCGGTGAGAGGGCGGATGGTATTCCCGATGCCGATCCTGGTGGCGTTCGACCTCCCGGAGCTCCAGCCTCTCGTACTCCTGGTCGGCATCCCTGACAGTGAGTTCCTCCTTCCTCTGCCTGTAGGAGTGGGCAAACTCCTCCAGTTCATCCAGGGAGCCGGTCCTCTCACCCAGCAGGAAGGCTTTACGCTGCAGGTGCTCCGAACGAGGGTTCCACCTGGAAACGACAACGCGTTGGAGAAGTTCCAAAACAAGCACACCTCCCACTCACTCCTCTTCCTCACGTTAATGTCTACCTGCTGTCACCACTGTGGTGATCCTCGTCACTACTCCGGATCCGGCGGTGCTGGTACCGTGTTGACCGGTGGCTCTGAGAGGAGGCCGAGGGATGCCGGTGCTCCGGAATGTCTTCAAGTTCGCGGTCGAGGTCAGGTATGGCCGGCAGGGCCTTCTTCTGCACCTGACGGTAGGACTGACGGAATCCCCCTGAATCCCCTTCATGGAGAGAACTCAGCTCGGAGACACTGCaggctgaggaagaggaggaggaggaggaggaggaggggaaggaaAAAGATTAAGGAaaagaaggagatggaggacTAGACGAAAGACGAAGAAGAAATAGGTGAATTAAGATAGGTGACTAAGTTTGCTTTTAGTCACTCCCGCCGACATTAAAGCTTAAATACTTATAAACACCGAAATCCACTGAAAACAACTTGGGGAAGACCAATTAAAGAGATTAGCCCGCAGGAAACCCAGCCTTCTACACGCTATAAATAACCACTCATCTCTCAGTTCCTAGATTGTTCGCTTAATCGCTGTGGCGGAGACCAGTCTCCAGGCTTCTAGCAGGGCCCGTGTTGTGACGAGGACATGGCACTGACTGTGGCAGAGATCAGTCCCGCGTGCAGCTGGGCATCACTTCATACCTTTGTGACGTTTGACCACCTTGATGTCACAGCTCCCGGCTTGGGACATAGCGTGCTTTCAACCAGGAGGGGTGAGGCCGTTTAGGGGTGTGCTGCTGGCACTTGACTCAGAGGTTTCGGTTTCCGCACTCAAGGAGGCTCATGGGTCTTGAGCCTTAATTTATAGATCCTGGGAGGCGGTTATCTTGGGTTGGGCTTTTCACTTTTCCAAGGTGTGAGTTTTCAGTGAATTTGGGCGTTAGAGGGTAGAACCCAGAATGTCACACCTCGATCCCTCGCTCGAGGAACCAAGGTTATGTGACAATCCCACCTCTTCTGTATTTATGATTCACGCTGCTACTATCACTAGGCCTAAGAGCAAAGTGGTTCAAAAAAGCAAAGTGTGAACATGCTCAAGAACAGAgagttagagggagagagaacgaaAATCATCTCAATGTGTACTTTAACAGACATCAGGGGACATTCACTCATTAACTATAAACACCAAATCCGATAAGAAAAGTAAATTA contains:
- the LOC105019928 gene encoding immunoglobulin-like domain-containing receptor 2 isoform X4 produces the protein MCLLIRCWIPVLFLTGLPPCSPIHVSVPEGRKYAMLFQSMVLPCHYSSISTQTPVVQWWYKSYCRDRTRDAFSFPESLGVGGSSSSTSSHLDCADAGRTVRVVASVTGSSTTLAEHYKGRDIAIVNKADLRIGELHWGDSGVYFCKVVISDDLEGTNEAYVELLVLGKTGTGVSDDLLPDFDVKIMPEWAFVGSVALGVILSIVLFGVCWCQCCPHSCCCYVSCWCCPDTCCCPRHLYEAGKGYRSTTSSPQNAVYPPFYVPGVPAMVPIAPPSLVDTKMISAPPSVSEGSAAGACSVSELSSLHEGDSGGFRQSYRQVQKKALPAIPDLDRELEDIPEHRHPSASSQSHRSTRYQHRRIRSSDEDHHSGDSRWNPRSEHLQRKAFLLGERTGSLDELEEFAHSYRQRKEELTVRDADQEYERLELREVERHQDRHREYHPPSHRDEAQKRGCRDNGDRGDHRETGRERDQLKDRHGDRQGELRSPPPSPRKRRGTWDNELEHRPPKPLAPPPPPRQSPRGRDYDDELLSIILERKARRAGTSDSGGDRGREGGRGEEDTPSDTPSKGSKGSRGSKKSSGERYRSQSPGNRLVEVAVDSRGGDSLPPYCETALERFRAQERPSSSSPRPSAHLSRPSNGGFGQSHAFTLQQESGEERDKTRKVSTLLSRDSLIV
- the LOC105019928 gene encoding immunoglobulin-like domain-containing receptor 2 isoform X3; this encodes MCLLIRCWIPVLFLTGLPPCSPIHVSVPEGRKYAMLFQSMVLPCHYSSISTQTPVVQWWYKSYCRDRTRDAFSFPESLGVGGSSSSTSSHLDCADAGRTVRVVASVTGSSTTLAEHYKGRDIAIVNKADLRIGELHWGDSGVYFCKVVISDDLEGTNEAYVELLVLEWAFVGSVALGVILSIVLFGVCWCQCCPHSCCCYVSCWCCPDTCCCPRHLYEAGKGYRSTTSSPQNAVYPPFYVPGVPAMVPIAPPSLVDTKMISAPPSVSEGSAAGVRPVYRLLSSLDQDSLKVLQYVEKQLAHFHPAKPQSHDSCSVSELSSLHEGDSGGFRQSYRQVQKKALPAIPDLDRELEDIPEHRHPSASSQSHRSTRYQHRRIRSSDEDHHSGDSRWNPRSEHLQRKAFLLGERTGSLDELEEFAHSYRQRKEELTVRDADQEYERLELREVERHQDRHREYHPPSHRDEAQKRGCRDNGDRGDHRETGRERDQLKDRHGDRQGELRSPPPSPRKRRGTWDNELEHRPPKPLAPPPPPRQSPRGRDYDDELLSIILERKARRAGTSDSGGDRGREGGRGEEDTPSDTPSKGSKGSRGSKKSSGERYRSQSPGNRLVEVAVDSRGGDSLPPYCETALERFRAQERPSSSSPRPSAHLSRPSNGGFGQSHAFTLQQESGEERDKTRKVSTLLSRDSLIV
- the LOC105019928 gene encoding immunoglobulin-like domain-containing receptor 2 isoform X1, which gives rise to MCLLIRCWIPVLFLTGLPPCSPIHVSVPEGRKYAMLFQSMVLPCHYSSISTQTPVVQWWYKSYCRDRTRDAFSFPESLGVGGSSSSTSSHLDCADAGRTVRVVASVTGSSTTLAEHYKGRDIAIVNKADLRIGELHWGDSGVYFCKVVISDDLEGTNEAYVELLVLGKTGTGVSDDLLPDFDVKIMPEWAFVGSVALGVILSIVLFGVCWCQCCPHSCCCYVSCWCCPDTCCCPRHLYEAGKGYRSTTSSPQNAVYPPFYVPGVPAMVPIAPPSLVDTKMISAPPSVSEGSAAGVRPVYRLLSSLDQDSLKVLQYVEKQLAHFHPAKPQSHDSCSVSELSSLHEGDSGGFRQSYRQVQKKALPAIPDLDRELEDIPEHRHPSASSQSHRSTRYQHRRIRSSDEDHHSGDSRWNPRSEHLQRKAFLLGERTGSLDELEEFAHSYRQRKEELTVRDADQEYERLELREVERHQDRHREYHPPSHRDEAQKRGCRDNGDRGDHRETGRERDQLKDRHGDRQGELRSPPPSPRKRRGTWDNELEHRPPKPLAPPPPPRQSPRGRDYDDELLSIILERKARRAGTSDSGGDRGREGGRGEEDTPSDTPSKGSKGSRGSKKSSGERYRSQSPGNRLVEVAVDSRGGDSLPPYCETALERFRAQERPSSSSPRPSAHLSRPSNGGFGQSHAFTLQQESGEERDKTRKVSTLLSRDSLIV
- the LOC105019928 gene encoding immunoglobulin-like domain-containing receptor 2 isoform X2, with the translated sequence MCLLIRCWIPVLFLTGLPPCSPIHVSVPEGRKYAMLFQSMVLPCHYSSISTQTPVVQWWYKSYCRDRTRDAFSFPESLGVGGSSSSTSSHLDCADAGRTVRVVASVTGSSTTLAEHYKGRDIAIVNKADLRIGELHWGDSGVYFCKVVISDDLEGTNEAYVELLVLGKTGTGVSDDLLPDFDVKIMPEWAFVGSVALGVILSIVLFGVCWCQCCPHSCCCYVSCWCCPDTCCCPRHLYEAGKGYRSTTSSPQNAVYPPFYVPGVPAMVPIAPPSLVDTKMISAPPSVSEGSAAGVRPVYRLLSSLDQDSLKVLQYVEKQLAHFHPAKPQSHDSCSVSELSSLHEGDSGGFRQSYRQVQKKALPAIPDLDRELEDIPEHRHPSASSQSHRSTRYQHRRIRSSDEDHHSGDSRWNPRSEHLQRKAFLLGERTGSLDELEEFAHSYRQRKEELTVRDADQEYERLELREVERHQDRHREYHPPSHRDEAQKRGCRDNGDRGDHRETGRERDQLKDRHGDRQGELRSPPPSPRKRRGTWDNELEHRPPKPLAPPPPPRQSPRGRDYDDELLSIILERKARRAGTSDSGGDRGREGGRGEEDTPSDTPSKGSKGSRGSKKSSGERYRSQSPGNRLVEVAVDSRGGDSLPPYCETALERFRAQERPSSSSPRPSAHLSRPSNGGFGQSHAFTLQQESGEERDKTRKVVWRLTFTDLL